One Salvia miltiorrhiza cultivar Shanhuang (shh) chromosome 6, IMPLAD_Smil_shh, whole genome shotgun sequence genomic window, GAATAATAATATAACGATTACTTTGCAAACCAACACACTCAAAGTACAGACACTCATTTCTCGAATACTTTGAAAAGATCATCAAGCAACAATCATAACTACCAAATTATCGAAGATATTTTGGAAAGGAATTCAATACCTTAAAGGAGAAGAACGAACATGAAGTAGCTGAGGATTTAAGTCCAGGGAGCCCGAGATCATAAGATATACTCCCATCTGCTTTAAAAAGTCCATAATATTTCTCAGAGCCGGCGCCTGGTTTCGAGTCCTCATTGAATAAGGCAAATATGTATGCTTTTAATACATGTTTTGGCCTAAGTGGAGTCCCTTTTCTCTTGGCTAGCCTTTTACGTAAATTGAAGTGGTACGTCCTTGCATTGTTTGGCGTTGCAGCAGCTTCACTTTCATCCCCATAAGATGCCCAACCAGTTTCAGTGATTATAACCTCCATTTTCTTGAAGCCAGCATTCTCTAGAGCAGCGTAAGCTGCATCGATCTGAGCATCCAGCAAGTTATCATAATGTAAATCCGTTTTATTATCAACTATTCCCTTATTTGGCTGAAACAGAGCATAGTTTATATCAATCTTCCCCTTATTGTAAGTATAAGCCAGAAACGGGTATGCATTAAGACAGAACGGAGATCCAATCTGCGAAAAGAACTCCAAGAGAGGCTTCATCAACGGAGCGACACCCTCCGTGAATGTACAAGAAGAAGGAGGGTACGAATTCTGAAAGACAGCCTGCGAATGAGCTGTAGAAATCTGAATTCCTTTATCAATCCCGAGCTTCTTTGTGgcattgtatatattttttgcaGCACCCAATAAAGATTGTGAAAGATCAACATCGCCTCCTAGAACTTCATTCCCTACGGCAATCCCAACAATGTGCGTATCAGGAAGAAATGCCTTCACATTATCCTCGACCCAAGTCAGGGCATGGTCTGGATTAGCACTCATTTCTTTCAAGAAACCATTGGGAAGTCCAATCACCAACTCAAGCCCGGTTCCTTTGAAGGCATTGAGAACACTGTGATCAGCATCGTAAATCCTAACATTCTTGATCTTTGCAGCCTTAAGTAGCGTTACAACTTTCTCGGGTGAAGGGATATTGTCTGCTATCCTACCATAGTTGATCCCAAAAGTCCCAGTAAACGCCATAGCCAGACGGGCTGCAACAGGTAGTGGAAAAGAACATAAGCAACAAAGAACTCATCGATTACAACATTAAACAAGCAACAATACCAAAGTATTTCAATCCCATCAATGCACTAAAATTGCCCCATTCATGAGTGTACAACCCGAAACAGATGATGGGCACTTTACTCAACTTGTTCTACATTATAAAGCCAATTTGGCTTAGCCAAAgcttacaaaatttgatttagcTTAATATAAAtgaaagattaaaaattaacaCCTAAGCCTGCAGTTATCACAATCGAGGTACTACAATTGCTATTCAACACAGACAGAGCAATATGTTTTGCAAGCCAAATCTGAACAAAAAATTATGTCATGGAACCATAGTTCATATGCCAAAAAAAGTACTTATTGATCTGATTTCAATTTCAAACTCAGAACATTATTTTCAAAtagataaaaacaaaaaacatataaaataatattgataaattataatactACATCATATTTCTTGCAGAAACGACCATGATCAATGATCCAAAAGCAAGCACATCCGAATCAATAGCATATTTGAACTAAGAGCTCCAGAAACAATATATATTTCAATCATGTTCTTCCCCAAGAacacaaaacaaacaaacaaataaaatatgaagAAACAAACAAAAGGCGCTGAATTAACCAAGAAATTAACAATTACCATCTCGTGCGAGAAAGAAAACCAAGAACACAAGTCCAAGAATCTTCATCGCTTCAGGAAATTCTCTACTCCTTCAAACTAAAAGCTTTCTAAATCTTCCTCCCAAACAGAAAACCAGCCATCAGCAACTGCTTTCTCAACTTTCCTATATTCAAGACTCGATTTTCACTCGACCCACAAAATTTCTTGCAGTATTTGAAAGCAAGAAGCTAATGATCTCCCAAAAAAGGCGGTAGCCGGCGGCAGAGGCGGTGGTTTAAGGGACGGGTTTTAACGGTCGTTTTCTTCAGCAGGGAGTGAAGAATTAGAAGTGAAGACtcgcaaaaaaattaaaattttcaataatagAGCGTAGAAATATATGAAGGAATAATCAAAATTGAAAACGTAAAAATATATGCAATTTGTGTCGGACGGTGATTGGATTTTGCTGGTCCACTTTGTTTATGGACTTGAAAGTCTTGCTCGATTATTCCGTACTCGTTATTCTTTTAGAACCTTTTTTAAACAATTTATTTTCGGAATTGTTTGAAATTGGAAAAAAGGGAAATTAGGGCCACTCTCAAGCTCAATGTTGTGGCTTTCACGCATGCaccctttttctatttttctttctttttatcttttttatagCATGGTTAATTTTTCAGTCCAATGAAACCTTTGCCATGTGTCAAACaattatttatgtatttgaCAAGCACACCACGAATGAACACATAATaataagagtggatttttaaaatggccactttcatattgtaaagataaaaaatgtccaccaaaataaaaaacttaaaaaatgtccactgttaccaaaatacccttcacattaaaaattaaaaaaatgtccattttacatcacccctttaaaaaatcccgcaattcacaaccaatgtgaattcacaaccaaaaatttgtggttgtgaattcatactggttgtgaattcacaattcacaaccaatcgaattcacaaccagaattttttgtttgtgaattcacaaccagtcgaattcacaatcaaaagttaattcacaaccaaatttttttggttgtgaattcacaacctaaatttaattcacaataagaatttttttgttgtgaattcgactgagtgtgaattcacaaccaaaatttaattcacaataagaatttattttgcttgtgaattcaagtagttgtgaaattaagtttttaaagtttgaattcacaattaaaactagaatttattttttttgcgaattcgagttttagttgtgaattcatagatttggttgtgaatttaaga contains:
- the LOC130988272 gene encoding glucan endo-1,3-beta-glucosidase 11 isoform X2; amino-acid sequence: MKILGLVFLVFFLARDARLAMAFTGTFGINYGRIADNIPSPEKVVTLLKAAKIKNVRIYDADHSVLNAFKGTGLELVIGLPNGFLKEMSANPDHALTWVEDNVKAFLPDTHIVGIAVGNEVLGGDVDLSQSLLGAAKNIYNATKKLGIDKGIQISTAHSQAVFQNSYPPSSCTFTEGVAPLMKPLLEFFSQIGSPFCLNAYPFLAYTYNKGKIDINYALFQPNKGIVDNKTDLHYDNLLDAQIDAAYAALENAGFKKMEVIITETGWASYGDESEAAATPNNARTYHFNLRKRLAKRKGTPLRPKHVLKAYIFALFNEDSKPGAGSEKYYGLFKADGSISYDLGLPGLKSSATS
- the LOC130988272 gene encoding glucan endo-1,3-beta-glucosidase 11 isoform X1, whose protein sequence is MKILGLVFLVFFLARDARLAMAFTGTFGINYGRIADNIPSPEKVVTLLKAAKIKNVRIYDADHSVLNAFKGTGLELVIGLPNGFLKEMSANPDHALTWVEDNVKAFLPDTHIVGIAVGNEVLGGDVDLSQSLLGAAKNIYNATKKLGIDKGIQISTAHSQAVFQNSYPPSSCTFTEGVAPLMKPLLEFFSQIGSPFCLNAYPFLAYTYNKGKIDINYALFQPNKGIVDNKTDLHYDNLLDAQIDAAYAALENAGFKKMEVIITETGWASYGDESEAAATPNNARTYHFNLRKRLAKRKGTPLRPKHVLKAYIFALFNEDSKPGAGSEKYYGLFKADGSISYDLGLPGLKSSATSCSFFSFKEVGGGKWYRWCSLLFTISASTLILLLRL